AGTCAACCCCAAACGGTGTAAGGTAAATAAATCGAACCCACCGGACATACATTTATCAAACTTGATCTTGATTCTATTAGAACCCTAAAAACCTGCAATTAcacaatcaacaaatcaaaaaccctaagctttgaaaccctaaactctaaaacattaaaatccaATTGTATGAGGTGTAGAATTGCTTAGGATTGATTGTTTGTCATTGATTGATTGTTCTATGTTTAAATCCGATtattattgattgtttgtttaaaatcaaaatcctaaaatcaaaccttaaaaTCGGAATTGTTCTATGTCTTGCatgaaaccctaaaactaaaaacctaaaatcaaaaccttaaGGGAAAACCTAATCCTTTTTAGAAAAGGAAATtctaataaactaaaaataaaaccctaaagctTTTGTCTTAATCCTAACTAGAAAAGGAAACCTTATctagagaaaaggaaaacttgaaAACCTAAAATTATTTGCATATTTCCTTGATCATACtagattatatttttctctaagattgtttcatgcatatattaactataaattaaaagacaaaaactatatattaaaagacaagaaattatttaacaaaattggcatggttcggtcttaaataccgcatagCCTAGACGAAATTCActccatggttcggtcttaaataccgcatggcctagacAAAATTAATTCCATGgctcggtcttaaataccgaaTGGCCTAAGAATAAAAtgattgcatggttcggtctcaaataccgcatgataATAATCAGGTgcttgttttctattttatagatGTCAAAGATCAACAATCTCAAATATGTTGCAATTAATGTATCTGGAGACAACTATTTACAATGGGCATTAGATACTAAGATTACCTTGAAATCAAAGGATCTATGTGAATGTATGGAGGATGATAATGATaccaccaaaaaagaaaggtaTAAGGCGATCTTGCTAATACGCCACCACCTTtatgagagtctcaagaaccagtaccttACCATAGAAAATCcacttgacctttggacagagttgaaaaacagatatgacaccaaaagacggtgctcctaccaaatgCTCAATTCGGTTGAAAAAATCTAAAgatccaggattttaaatccgtggatgagtataattcagaggtatttaagatagtctcgatCATGAAgttatgtggtaaggaggttactgaggaagacttgctagagaaAATATTCTCAACGTTTCATACtaataacatactgcttcagcgGTGAAAAGGGCTTTAAGACATATGCAAGtctaatctcttgtttgctacttgctgagcaaaacaatgagttatttCTAATGAACAGTGCAACGAGACCTCCTGGTTCTGCCCCGTTACCTATGACCaagaaagagcctaaagagcctaatgagactaaagagtctaactacGTCCAAAGAGACAAGTATCACGGCCGTGACCGTGGTAGAGGATGTGGTGGTCGTGGCAATTACCAAGGAAACCAATATGATGGTTATGACCGTGGGAACCGATCCGACtttggtcgtggtcgtggtagaggCCGTGGAATTTTCAAACCACAGCACAAGCCTAAATCGTTTTGCCACCAATGTGGTATGGGGAATCATTGGGCTAAGACGTGCAGGATACCTAAGCACCttattgatctctatcaagagagtttgaaaaagaattcagaagctaacctggttcatctcgatggtgaaggagatttcgaccatgagaatgatgaccaattggattatgagaCTTCAGATTGTCTAGGAGAggattattaaatttaaatattgtcttgatttaatttccatgttttatgctttaaattttatttgattataatttggtttaaattcaattattttatttccttcaatatatatatttgtttgttttattctattatgtctaaaacataattcttgtccatattaagaaatggctgaggacaagaacatacAAGAGATACTTTGTTAATCTCATTTTGAAAAATGCCAACATTAGCACAATATCGGGTATAACAAGTTTAATTGAAGACTACGGCCAGGCACATATTCTTTTGCCTAATagcacacatcttgaaataagtgatgctttatattcacccagctcaaagaggagcttattgagtttcaaagatattcgtttgaatggtttccatgttgaaactaagggtgaaggaaaccagGAGTTCCTTcatattactgaaatcacccaaggatctaagaaaatcctagagactatacccgcattatctactggtctttaccatgctaaaataaatatgatagaagctaatttggcaatgaacaagatgttcaatgcacaattcactttatggcatgaccggcttggccatccgggttctaacatgatgcgtaagctaattataaattcaaatgggcacactcttaaagagagactagttatccctaagaatctcacgtgtgtagcatttgcaaaagggaaactcattataaggccatcacctaTCAAACTAAAGatattttccacttaagactatatgtctagataatgctggtgaatttacatcccaaacgtttaatgattattgtatgcccatggggtgagtgtggaacataccgtggcacatgtccatacacaaaatggattagctgaatcattcattaaacaaattcaattaattgctcgaccattagAGGTCGCAGCTTCCtttgtcggcttggggacacacagtattacatgcagcagagctTATATGCATtaggccatctagtgagcataaatattcgtcatcccaattattaacgggtcataAGCTAGACATATCCCATATAAAAAATATTCGGGTGTGTCGTATATGTACTGATTGCACCATCACAAGAACTAAGATGGTACCTGAAAGGAGGAtgagaatatatgttggatatgattctcccaccattactaagtatctagagccaactacggatgatttatttaaggctagatacgcggattgtcagtttgctaaATCCAAATTTCCTATGTTcggtggagagacaaacaagctggtcaaagaaatatcatggaatcaaacatccttaaattgacaagatcctcggactctagcatgtgaggtgatatatcatggtttttgtggtttttaaccatgatataaggagtcttttagagtattttgatttgttttcttggatgtttttgagtctttacaggttttctaggattttggcatgaaatgagcaaaatggagcaattagaagagattttggagcaattcagcTAAGGAAGAGAACTTGGAGCTGATCagaagtgatggtgtcgatcgacaccacccttggtgtctGTCGACACCCCTGTTAGCCGCAAGAAGAGCAAGGTTTTGGatgttttacaaatctgcctcaaagttttccatatttgcatcattagtccctgacatgttttaggacatatatatatatatatatatatatatatatatatatatatatatatatagtttgtgggttttagaaaccctgaAGTTTTATtatagcaagttttattttctgcaattttgtgagattttgagagattttgggagagagatctgaactgctttgagagaagaattcataaactccctctttactctttcaatttcaattgcttattattcagaattatgttttgttcttcattgaatatgtccgaatagtttgcttgttaggttcataGTAAAttacagggattttatgatttattagatctgtttatttagaattcattatctttctagatcttcatcataggttgttcttcatattaattcttgactGATCACCTAGAACAATTGCAAGCTCAATGGCTAAAACAGTTGCAAGCTCGATCTTTGACCTCTTGGCAACAAATTAAGGTGGctttccttaattatttttatgatgatgctATGTCTGATGAATTGAGAGTCAAGATGTCCTCCTTCAAgaaaagaccagatgaagctttcaaggcagcttgggtaagattcaagacctatcagagggactgtccacaccatggattTTCAAGAGTGCAACTGCTAAGCATCTTTTCCAGAGGaattgactgggaatatcagctagctttggatgctgcaagccatgggaacttcaagacaagatttccagaagatgttgaagctttgattgagaatttggcttccagcaatagcactaagagagcagatactgaaaggaagagattgaatggaggatttgatgcaaaccagctagcttctaTTAATGCCAAGCTGGATTCAgttcacaatcttcttgtgggtaaAAAGTCAGTTcattttgctgctgaagttCAGACATTTGAGCCACAACATGAGACAaggaatgaagaagcagatgtcaactatgtgtatggagctgggtatcaaggTCAGAGATTCGGTGATCAGCAAAGTAACAAGCCTTACAGTGGAAACTCTTAAGGCTACACACCTAAGCCAgattaccagaagcagcaacagaacaatggttatactagaacctatgggaactcatcttatcaCTCTCCTCCTCCCCAGACTTCTTCTaagagtagaatggaagctaTGCTAGAGCAACTTTTGCAAGGTCAGGAACAGTTAAGAGTGAccttcaatgggaagattgataatgtctacaatGAGCTTACTGGGAGGATTGATGCATTGAAtattcatgttaagaagctcgAGAGTCAGGTTGCACAAACTGCTGGATCCGTCAAGAGGCAAGAGGgatttcttcctggaagaactgagtcaaacaccaagcatgcttgcaatgccatattagtaagggatgaagatgatggtgaaattgtttctgcagaaaaAGGAGAGCAATCGGCCAAATCTGAGACAGAAAAATCGACTTCAAAtgttggtgttgatcgacacccctcTTAGACAGAGTTGAAAGGGTGTACAAGCCAAAGgtcccttttcctaagccaagaaggtccaagcaggagcttgaggaagctagatgcaaggctatgattgataaggtgatgatagagatgtctttgattgatgcagtcaaattttcaccaccacttaaggggtatgtgaagagaatggtatccaatggtttgagccctgacgAAGGAGCACTACTTACAAAAGATGTCAATGCAATTCTGTCGAACCAGCCTGTTCAaagtaagaaagagaagaagcaggaagtggttgtctctaaggaagtaagtGCAGTAATTCAGTGTAGAGTTGCAGAGAAATTACCAGATcatggaagctttgtacttgattgctctatctctgcagaacggtttgctcactcactttgtgatctaggctctagtattaacttgataccacattctgttgctgggAAACTTGGGATGACGAAATTCAAGctaactcagatttctcttatcttagctgatagatccaGAAGAATTCCTGAAAGcattttagaggatattccaatcaagGTTGggaacttcatgattcccacagACTTTGTGGTGTTAAAGTATGACAAAGAGCTtggtgatcctctcatcttaggatgATCTTTCTTGgatacagctggtgccatcatatatgtgaagaagggacacataacactgaatgtggaagATTTGAGTTTGAAATTTGAGATAGATAAACTGAGaagggctcctactattgatggacagactttttctgttgaaaaggTTTCTGCTACTCGAGTTGCAGGCTTAGCATCGATTGATGCTaatggagcatcggtcgacaatCCCCCACATCCGAGACCAAACTTGTCCAAAACAGTTGCTTCAAGTCAGAAACTTGTTTCCAAACAGAAAGCCCcccactccacactccagagtcctcaggtaaggaaaatgtatgcatcttcttctcccaaaccccctcctatcatcaacaaggctTTCAAaggacataaaagaagcaaaaccaTCCCTAAATCTCACCCTGGTCCTGCTCCTCATGTCCTTGGTAGGCCTCACTCTTCCactgcttatacaccaccttggatgaagaggacattctctcggaagcatGCATTGCCATGTTCTGCTCCACCCGATGCTTGAGcttcaacacagtcaagctaatgactaaAAACAAGcacttagtgggaggcaacccactttgaagtttttcttttctttttgagtcatttttctttttgcattgagtcaatttttgtttgaattttgtttgaaattatgaactGTCTATCTAtaatgttgcttttaacttgtgtttgagtgtttcttaacagcataatcatccaaggattgatccaacaacacatcAACACAACTATCTGCAACTAACAAAGAGTTTTGGCCAACAAAACACCATtcgtgatgagtgtcgatcgacaccagctggTAACCCGAAAACAGTTCATCTTTTCCTTACAATTTTCAATacatttttgtatctttttgctttcctcttacttgtgacactggggacagtgttgtttaagtccgggggaggttagtactaactactaacatattttttgtttttaatgagtcaaatttttcaaattgtGTTGGAGACTATGATTTTTCCTTTTAGGTGTATTGCTTTGGTTGATTTATGCTGCATATTGAATCCactaatccgactaatgaaaaaccCAATGGAtgaccagtaaaccagagacatccaaatttccaacataatccataaaagcctgaggtaacTTCTGAACTCTTcattttacctcatcaaggagattgatgttcatagagcttgactccttgtttatgactgacaagtaagattttcaaaagaaaatggtactcctctcccttatttaaattgaaaagattactcctgagagctttgttagaagaaaaaaaagagagaaaataaaagatgagatgatttttatcagtttagagagggaggtaaattaccagtgacctcattattctactcttgagtcaaatgattacacaaagcttggaagcgaggggtaggtaaattaccgatgaccccattattcgcctacacctttgattactaaaaaaaacagcaaagcaaagctcaaagaaggataagaatagaataagtctggagGAGAGGAAGAATACCACAagttgtaaaaatatatatatctttcttgttatggtatagtaagggaatgagtctagaaggttcttgacattgatcaaattgatgaggcccaccgatgaaggcttaatggaggaagtagtggaatttggtttgaatttgggatgctatgaatgtcaacggagaagtacatggggTTTCtatgctaagcatatggattatggtttgaattATCATGACATTACCttagaaagaaaatgagtttccgtgttttcaaacctctttcacaggtctaagtttttgttttgcttgaggacaagcaaaatctaagtctgggggagttaatatatcatggtttttgtggtttttaaccatggtataaggATTTAGAgtatattgatttgttttctaggatgtttttgagtctttacagttttctaggattttggcatgaaatgagcaaaatggagcaattagaagggattttggagcaattcagcTAAGGACGAGAACTTGGAGCCGATCagaagtgatggtgtcgatcgacaccgcccttggtgtcggtcaacaccctTGTTAGCCGCAAGAAgagccaagttttggaagttttacaaatctgccccaaagtttttcatatttgcatcattaatccctgacgtgttttatgacatatatatatatagttttgggttttagaaaccctgaatttttattctagcaagttttattttctgcaaccttgtgagattttgagagcttttgggagagagagatctgaactgctttgagagaataATTCATAAACTCCATCTTTACTCTTtcaatttcaattgcttattattcagaattatgttttgttcttcattgaatatgtctgagtagtttgcttgttagtttcagggtttttcacagggattttgtgatttattagatatgtttatttaggattcattatctttctagatcttcatcataggttgttcttcatattaattcttgactGATCACCTAGATTTAATaccctaggaaaataaattgatatgagaatataattgattttcttgataaaaccttttgatgagcaaaattactttctgcaaagagatttgatttagtaattttgtgaacttatctaaacctgtttttaatgCTGATTtctaacctagaattttacaaagagatttggattttctggttttaaatttagataatatttgcagtgagaactgatttattttacagaagagtttagagttctagatctgatttttaattgtttgaatcctatttaattattgatttaatattttgtaatttcctaaaaaaattccctggacctagctttttgatcttcttaatttacaacagttttattttaatattttgcattgtctaTTTCATTTAAATcatcttgtttagcgtaatcataaaactctataatttattgtgtagtcttgagtccttgtggaattctaCCCCTAAGTATTACCGTACCTCTTAAGTTGaaagagtagctctagggtttaatttgagcatatcatgaGGCAGatgtccaaaagattatacatttaaaaaatctagctaatcaattgtcagattcctttgctgacccaaagagagttatgaaatcgtacataccagcttgtaatgcaccagtacgtattgatgttcaaaaggaatacaataatcaagttgctataGAGTCTAAGGaacgtttgaaacgtggtagaccaataggttccaaagataagaatcctcggaaatctaagaaaggtgcaaatcaaaccgaggttaaggaaattatagACATGGCCACGANttgtttgaatcctatttaattattgatttaatattttgtaatttcctaaaaaaattccctggacctagctttttgatcttcttaatttacaacagttttattttaatattttgcattgtNttatatcatgtctggaattcaatggaaccgaaaagatgtcgacatcgataaaatatttacatacaaggtagcacttgaaataaatgaggatcatgaacccacgtctatattagagtgcactcaaagaaaagattggttaaaatggaaagaagccattgacgtggagttaaattcattaaagaaaaggaatgtgtttagtccgatcttaaggacaccattcgatataaagccagtgggacacaaatgggtctttgtaagaaagagaaatgagaataatgaaatcgtgagatataaggcacggcttgtagcacaaggattctctcaaagaccagaaATTGATTATGAAGAGACATACTCCcttgtgatggatgcaacgacttttaaatttttaataagtctggctaaaagagaaaaactggatttgcggctaatggatgtagtgatcgcatatttatatggtccactggataatgaaatttatatgatattaccagagggtattgagctcaaagataagaatgcttctcgagaccaatactgcataaggctaaacaaatcccttaatggactgaaacaaagtgggcgaatgtggtacaatagattgAGCGAGTACCTagctaaagaaggctataaaaatgatcccatcagtctatgtatttttataaagaagtttgcaaacaaagggtttgtaatcgtagcagtatatgtggatgatttgaatatcctatcaacctctggggaaatcgcccaaacagttgaatatctcaagagaaagtttgaaatgaaagacctaggtaaaactaagttctgtttgggattggAGCTTAAGTACATGAATGATGAAATCCTTGTgtatcaaatggcatatactgaaaaggtactcaagagatttaatatggaccaagctcacccattgcctagcccaatggttgtgagaaacttgaatttggataatgatccattcggtccaaagaaggacgagGAAGAGATTCTCAGTCCGGAAGTGTCATACCTTAGTgttataggagcgttaatgttttTGGCTAGCCATactagaccagacatttgttttgccgtgaacctcctagcaagatttattTCTTGTCCGAtccaaaggcactggaacggtatcaaacatatattgcgttacctacaaggaactcttaatttgggtttattttatactaaccataacaaagaaggtttagttggttttgatAATACAGATTACCTATCGGATCCGCATACTAGGTCTCAAAGACGCATCTTTAAATTAAAGCACACTGCACACGcttctccatttttctttatgttctATGTATCTTATCTTTCtgagtttaagaaaataacaaaataacaaaaaaaaagatataaaatttaggagaaaaaaaggaaaaaaaagaaaagaaaaaagggtcTATATGTGGAAGATACGTTCCTATTATTACAGATAAAAGTAGAATGTTTTTACCTACGAGCACGACTGCGTAAGCGTGATTGGACTGAGTTGCCACCAATCATGAATCATGATGCACTCCGTTCTTGAGATTGATATCTTTTGAGTAGacaatacataattaataaacacgAAGCCGCCTTTCTGACACGACAAGGGATCAAATTAAGGGAGGTATTGTATATTTCCATAACTTAAAGCAGAACACAGCATAGAAAGAATGAAAATAAGATAACACAGAACCACATAACCACAGCAGAACCCAATAGTATCTTATCTTTGtgagtttaagaaaaaaaaagataagaaaaaatgaCATACAATTTAGataaaaagggaaagaagaaaagaaaaaatggtctATATGTGGAAGATACGTTCCTATTCTTACAGATAAAAATAGAATGTTTTTACCTACGAGCACTAGCTACTGCGTAAGCGTTACATATTTTCTCTTTAGAATGTAATACTTGGTAAAAGAAAATTCACAAATAGGATAATATGTAGTTTTTGCAACGACTTGATGTTATTCATTTACAAAGTGTGAAATGAAAATATACATACACCATCGCGTTTTGCTTGAATTAAAGATAATGTGGATGTTAAATggacatctatatatattagaacGTGTAACTATCGTGGCTATTAACcaaatttgtagtttttttgtggttcctaattaaaaaatagttgtcATGCATGGGATGAGGTCTATGCTAATGATTAATTCTTTTCaacacaaaatttattaaattatctcATTTAGTCAATCAAAAtgatgttttaatataaatactgCTCTGATTAATTACCACGTGAATGAGCTATTTAACATCTACTATGTAAGATGATTTGTAAATTAGTATGTACTTTAACGGACGTACATACGCTCGATACGTTTCTGAGCATTTGTGCAACGTGATTTCTCACGTACCTTTTTATGCATGATTGACAAATGTATGAAAGTTTCTTAATGAGACAAGAGTCTTGAAATCTCGTCCGTTACAAACACATCTATATATAACCTGTTTCACCATCCTAGAAATCTCAAACAATTCTCAAATACacttaaagaacaaaaacaaaaacaaaaaactttgaGAGTTCAGAAAAGTTGGTTAGGTTTTCAAGAGATGAAGATCCCAGCGGTAGTGTTCATTGTGTTCCTGATTGGTGCCATAATATTTCCAAATTCGATCAGAGCAACTGTGGTTGAAGGTTCCGGAGAAGAAGTGATTAATGTGACGTGTTCTCCGACGGAACTTAGTTCATGCTTACCAGCAATAACATCAGGAGGCGCACCATCTACACAATGTTGCACGAAACTCAAAGAGCAGGAACCTTGTTTGTCTTCCTACATTACAAATCCGCTGTATAGTACATATGTTAGTTCTCCAAACGCTCGTAAAACGTTGGCGGCTTGTAATGTTCCTTATCCTACTTGCTAGAAGTTTGAGATATTCCTAGAACAAGTTATTAATCTCtatgataataataagaagtatttttagaaaaatcattATGTAACAAAATGCTCTGATGATAATGAATGATGATAATACGATTGGGAGTTAATAGTGATCTACACTGATGCCGAAACACAGCACACACGTTTCCCCACTTATCTTTATTTTCTATCTATCTTATTTTTCAGAgtttaaataagaaaacaacacaaccAAATTTTAATCCATTCCCATTCTTAAAATAAAGAATTCggtgcaaaaaaaattattcacgtaacttttttttataacttaacCCTACAATACAAataaatgcaaaacaaaaaaaaaaaacatattttcgaacattttctcttttaaaaaaaaacacaaaaaaaaaaaaattgatggaaagatgtaatttatttataaataaatgcaTCTTTATAATTGATACAGATAGTGATTTGTACTtggaaaatgaaattttatggGATGATTTGACAATTGGGAAATAAATTGGGCAAGGTAGATTATTTCGTATAAagattatctttaaaaaaattttgaacatATAACCTTTggaacaaatcaaaaacattaacaaCCAATTGTGCTCCAGCAATTTAATGTTATCTTACAAACTGTCTGTAAGTACAACCATAGCGGGAGCGAATACAGTAAACATGACGTTTTTAGCCGTTAAATTAAATCGACATCCAAAATTTTTAGTCGCAGAACATAATGTTTGCCACAACGTCATctacaacaaccaaacaaacaaaagtatatgTGTTTTCTGCAGCCACAGGTAGATACGGAAATGAAACAAACAACgccaatattaaaaatagtatattattatgattaaatattaagataatATGGATTTTTGATA
The sequence above is a segment of the Camelina sativa cultivar DH55 chromosome 10, Cs, whole genome shotgun sequence genome. Coding sequences within it:
- the LOC104719482 gene encoding probable non-specific lipid-transfer protein AKCS9 translates to MKIPAVVFIVFLIGAIIFPNSIRATVVEGSGEEVINVTCSPTELSSCLPAITSGGAPSTQCCTKLKEQEPCLSSYITNPLYSTYVSSPNARKTLAACNVPYPTC